CCAACCTTCAGTCTGAGCTAATTTTCTGGAAAATGGGATGATAACATCAGCCTGATCAATCTGATACGCTGAAATTCTTTTCCACAAGGGATTCTGGTCATAATCTAGCTGTGTATTATCCAGTAAAACAGAAGTAAAATCGGGTTTCATGATGTCAACATTTTAATTGGTAATTCCAGTTATTAATATAAATTCAATTAGCCTCCGCATCCACAGGATACCGGACTATTATAAGTATAGATTTCTTTTTTATAATGACATTGAAGTAATTTCGCAAAATCATCTCTGGTCATATCCGTATAAACATCTGTATCCCCTAAATATAATTGAAAATCTTTTTCAGGATACAAATCTACTGTCACCGAAATAACGGCATCAATAATCTGAATTTCAGAAATTTCGTCCCAGAGCAATTGCTGTTTTGCCTTATGGTTAAAAATTCCTGTTTTGTTGATGGATAGTATTTCAACAGCTTCTTCTTCCGGAGTTCTCTGCTCCTTAATGCATCCAATTAAGATTTTTACTGAACCATAAAAGAATACTGATATAAGTACAAGTACAATAATCGAGATTAAAGACTTAAAGAAATCACTACTTATTAGCAAAAGATAGATTATTGCGCAAAGAGCGGCCAGTAAAGCAAGTGATATGAGCATAAAGAAAATAATCGTCAAATATCCCGGTTTTCTTTGTCTGGATTTATATAAGGTAATTTCTGTTTTCATTTTGTATGTTACTGTATTAAAATTAACAACCGCAACCGCAGGATGATGGAGTACTATAAATATAAATTTCTTTTTTATAATAATATTCCAATAGTTTTTCAAAATCATCCTGCTTCATTTGCTTCTGAAGATCTGTATAGAAAAGGTTAAGTTTAAAATCTTTTCCAGAATCAAAATCTACGGTTACAGACAATATAGAGTCTATAATCTGTATTTCAGAAATATTTTCCCATCCGGCTTTTTTATTTTCCGGATAATAAGCTATCCCTTCTTTTGAGATATTTAAAGCAGGATAAATAACCCGACGTTTTCTTTGTTTTCTGATCAGATAAAGAAAATGTTTTATGATCAAATAATTTAAAAACATCACCCCGATCCACACTACCTTATTAAGAATCCTTATCAGTACAACATTGCTAATATCACTGAAAAAATAAGCCAGACATTGATCAATTACCCAAAACAGCCCATATACAAAGGCAATATAAAATAGAATAAGAATATATCCGGGTTTTTCTTCAGGAACTGAATGTAATGTGATTTCTGTTCTCATTTTGATTTGTTTATACAAATTTGTGACAACAGAACAATATAAAAGTCTTTAATTCGTATTATTTGGTTTTACGCAGGTCTTATATTAGACTCAAACAAAACAATGCTCTTTCACATGTAGTTATGAAAAGAGGTTAGATTTAAGAATAAAATTTGAGAAAAATTATATTGTAAAAAACGAGAAAATCTATAAGCCGGATTCTGTACTCCCGAAGAAGTGCCTGTTATTTATCTACGTGTTACATTACTGCAACACTTGAGCTGATTACCCCTCGGTTTTCAGGACGAGCCGCCCCTATTTCCATTACTGAAAAGAACCGATATACTTACCATTGCACCGCAAAGAGTTTACCTGGTTTCACTACAGCCGAACTGTACTTGCTTTCTGTTGCACTTGTCCTACCCTCACGGGTGACGGATGTTATCCGCTTTGCTGCTCTATGGTGTCCGGACTTTCCTACCTCCCGTAAAACGGGAAATCAACAAGCCGATTTTCTCGCGGATGCAAAGATACATAAATTTCACAAAGAAAGCTGAGAAAGCTAAGTTAGCCGAGAAATCTAATTTTTTAATTCACTTTTTCTTTTTCACATTTTTACAATTTTACATCATAATTTTTACTAATTTACCACTTTATCATTATCTTCGTGCCATTATATATCTATGGGTTCCAGAGAAAAAGAATTTGCGCAGCTTATCAAAGATAATCAGGGATTGATTATCAAAGTATCGCGCCTGTATACCAATTCTCTGGAAGATGAAGAGGATCTTTTCCAGGAAATCGTGTTACAGCTCTGGAGAAGTTATGATTCCTTTAAAGGAAATTCCAAGATTTCCACATGGATGTACCGTGTAGCGCTCAATACAGCCATTACCCTCTTTAGAAAAAAAAGCAAAAGTCTTCCTACAAACGAACTGGATGTCAACCACAAAGATTTTGTGGAAGATGATGATGAAAAACAGCAACAGGTATCACTTTTGTATACTGTAATAAAGACTCTTCCTAATGTGGAAAGAGCTATTGTAATGATGTATCTGGATGATTTGCCTTACAAGGATATTGCAGAAAACCTCGGGATTACTGAAGTAAATGCACGTGTGAAAATGAACAGATTAAAGAAAACCCTTAAAGAACAGATGGAAAAATATGCCTGAATTTGATTTAGACAGTTTTAAGAAAACATGGCAGGAACAGCCTGTTCAAGAGAAATACGACAACTCTGAAATCCTTCAGATGCTGAACCGTAAATCGCGCAATTATGTGAAATATATTTTCTGGATCAGCGTGATAGAATTTCTGTTTTTTACATTTTTTGGATTATTTTATATCATCCAGGGAAGAGAGTCAAACAGCTTTCTGAGTATTCTGGAAAAGCTTGGAGCAAGGAAAACCTCCGAGCTAGAAGGCTTTCTCGACAATATATATGTGGCATTGAAGGTTTTAAGTTTATCTATAACCGCTTATTTTGTTTATAAATTTTATCAGAACTATAAGAAAATAAAAATTGAAGAAAACTTAAAGAAATTTATCCTTAAAATTATTCAGTTTAAGAAGACAGTAAACGCCTTTATATTAATTAATATTCTTTTATTAATAGCATTTACGTCTATTTTTACGGTCTTTATATTTTATATTTTAAATACTCAGCATATTGAAGTGACCAGTTCTACTCTTATAGGCTTTATCACTGGAATAATTGTCAGTACTGCACTGGCTGTTCTTTTAATCTGGTTATACTACAAACTGGTATATGGCATCATTATGAGAAAGCTTGATAAAAACTTAAAACAATTAAAAGATATTGATTCTCAGGAAAGTTAATATACATAGGCATATTTCGGGATATAATTATTAATTTTAGCCCACCAAATCTTAAACTATGCCCTTATCTTATGTATATGGAACCTCTGAGATTCCATTATTAGGACAGACCATCGGAGCCAATCTTAAAAGTACTGTCGAAAAATACCCCCATCAGGAAGCATTAGTCTGTGTTCATCAGAATTACAGAGCTACTTACCAGGAATTTTACAACCAGACCACTGCTGTTGCAAAAGCTTTACTGCTTTTGGGAGCAAAAGCCGGTGACAGAATCGGAATCTGGTCTTCCAACCGTTATGAGTGGGTTCTTTTGCAGTATGCCACTGCGAGAATAGGAACCATTTTAGTCAATATCAATCCGGCTTACAGGACTCATGAACTCACCTATGTACTTAATCAGTCTGAAGTTCGTTTTATTTTTTCTTCTTTAAGTTTTAAAAGCAGCAACTACAAAGAAATGGTTGAGTATGCCAAAGAAGTATGTCCTACCCTTGAACATGAGATATTCTTTGATGAAAACTGGGAAGCATTTGTCAATAACGGCCAGGATATTTCAGATGAAGTTCTTCACAGTTTTGAAGAACATGTACAGTTTGATGATCCTGTTAACATTCAATATACTTCCGGAACTACAGGTTTTCCGAAAGGCGTTACGCTTTCTCATCATAACATACTCAACAACGGGTATTTTATCGGAATCAGATTAAAATATACTGAGAAAGACCGTGTCTGTATCCCTGTTCCTTTTTATCATTGTTTTGGTATGGTTATCGGAAATATGTGCTGTACAGCCCACGGAGCATGTATGGTAATTCCCAATGACAGTTTTGATCCGGAAATTACTTTAAAAGCCGTTTCTGACGAAAAATGTACTTCTTTGTATGGTGTTCCTACCATGTTTATTGCTGAACTGGCAGTAAAAGATTTTAATAAGTATGATTTTTCAAGCTTAAGAACGGGTGTTATGGCAGGATCAGTATGTCCTCCGGAAATTATGAAAAAGGTAGAGAGTCTGATGAATATTAAAGAAATGAGTATCTGCTACGGAATGACGGAAACTTCACCTGTATCTACCCAGACTTTAATAGGAACATCGCTGGAGAAACAGGTCAGTACTGTGGGAACTGTCCAGGATCATCTTGAGATCAAAATCATTGATGAAAATGGCAGAACTCTGAAACGCGGGGAACATGGTGAACTTTGTACAAGAGGCTATTCTGTCATGCTGAAATACTGGAATGATCCTGAAAACACTAAAAAAGTACTGGATAATGCCCGCTGGATGCATACCGGAGATATGGCAGTAATGGATAAAGACGGATATATTACCATTTCAGGAAGAATAAAAGACCTTATCATCCGTGGTGGAGAAAATATTTCACCTAAAGAAATTGAAGATTTTTTATATACTTACACCAACATTCTTGATGTTCAGATCATTGGCGTTCCTAGTGAAAAATTCGGGGAAGAAGTGATGGCCTGGGTAAAAGTGAGAAAAGGTTTTACCATCACTGCTGAAGAACTGCAGGAATACTGCAAAGGAAGAATTGCCCACTATAAAGTACCGAAATACTGGAAATTTGTAGATGAATTCCCTATGACCATTTCCGGAAAAATAAGAAAAGTAGAAATGCGGGAGATTTCTATGAAAGAACTTGAATTAGGTAGTTTTAAAGATTAATTTCAAATAAAAACGATGAGCAATAAGAGATCTTTTTTTCTCTCAACTGATAATAAAAAAAGCATTTCAATTTGAAATGCTTTTTTTATATTTTTAAAGTTCTTTTCTTAATCTTGCTACAGGAATATTGAGCTGTTCACGATATTTTGCAATCGTTCTTCTGGCAATATTATAACCCTGTTCTTTTAGAATGACCACTAATGCATCATCTGTAAGCGGCTTTCTTTTATTTTCTTTGCTGATTACTTCCTGAAGATGGGTTTTGATTTCTTTGGTAGAAACTTCTTCTCCGTCATCATTCGTTAAGCTGTCTGAAAACAGGTCTTTTAGATATACAATACCGTTAGGCGTATCCGCATACTTACTTTTTACCACTCTTGAAATAGTAGAGATATCAAATCCTGTAATATCTGCAACGTCCTTTAAGATCATTGGTTTCAGAGACTTTTCATCTCCGGTAATGAAATAATCCTTCTGGAACTTCACAATCGCTGTAATCGTCTGTAATAAGGTATTCTGACGCTGATTAATAGCATCTATATACCATTTTGCCGCATCCAGTTTCTGCTTGATAAATAATGCAGCCTGTTTATGTTCCGATGAATTTTTATCATGGGAATAAGTAGTAAGAATATCTTTATATTCTTCAGAAACTCTTAAAGTAGGTGCATTTTTGCTGTTGAGCATAGGAATCACCAAACCGTCTTTTACCTGAATCACAAAATCCGGAATAATTTCCTGATTAATTGTAATTGTTTGTGTATCGAAGTTCCCTCCTACTTTTGGGGATAATTTTGAGATTTCTTCCAGTGCGTCTTTCAGATCTTCTTCTTCAATATCATATTTCTGAATGATCTTATTGTAGTGCTTATTCGTCAAGGCATCAAACTGATGTCTCAAAATATTGGCAGCTAACGAAACTGCTTTATCTGAGCTTACTTTCTTTTCAATTTGCAGCAATAAACATTCCTGCAGGCCTCTTGCTCCCACTCCGGACGGATCCAGTTTCTGAACATAGTTCTCCAGAATATCCTCAACTCTTTCTTTAGTTGTGTAAATTCCTTGTGAGAAGGCAAGATCATCAACAATAGATTTAATTTCTCTTCTAAGATATCCGTCTGTATCTAAGTTCCCGATAAGGTATTCTGCAATCTTAAGATCTTCATCACTGATATTGATCAGGTGAATCTGTTCTGTAAGATAGTCATATAAGGACTGTCCCTCTGTGAGAAGACTTTCGTTGTCAAATTCTTCATCATCCGGAGAATAGTTGCTGGATGCGGTTTTATAGCTTGGTTCATCGTCATAGATATATTCATTGACGTCGAAATCTGTTTCAATGCTTTCCGTACCCTCATCCTTATAAGCATCTTCCAGGGAAGAATATTCATCTTCCTTAGAATCTTCTTTCGCAATTTCCAAAGCCGGGTTTTCTTCTAACTCTCTCTCCAACTCCTCTTCAAATTCAAGAGTATGAAGTTGAATAAGCTTCATCAACTGGATTTGCTGAGGGGCCAGCTTTTGTCCTAATTTGAGTTGTAAGTGTTGTTTAAGCATATTCTTATTTGCGTTTTAACATAACATATTCTACGAATTTAATAAATTTATTTGACAAAAAACGTATTTAGCATGATTTTTGCATTATACATCCTATCTTAATAAACTATTGAAAAATAAAAAAAGCCTTAACTTGTGATTAAGGCTTTTTTTTATTGTTCTAGAATTCAGCGCTTTTCGGCGTTCTTGGGAAAGGAATTACGTCTCTGATATTCGTCATTCCTGTTACGAAAAGAACTAGTCTTTCCAATCCTAAACCAAAGCCTGCATGTGGTACAGAACCAAATTTTCTGGTATCAAGATACCACCAAAGCTCATGTTCATCTACATGCATATCTGCCATTTTCTGTTTTAAAACATCTAATCTTGCCTCTCTTTCAGATCCACCGATGATCTCACCGATACCAGGGAAAAGAACATCCATAGCAGCAACGGTTTTATTGTCATCGTTCAGTTTCATATAGAAAGCTTTGATTTCTTTCGGATAGTCAAATAATACTACCGGGCTTTCAAAATGTTTTTCAACAAGATATCTTTCATGCTCAGACTGAAGGTCTGTTCCCCATTTTTCAACCGGGTAAGCAAATTTTCCTTTTTTGTTTTCTTTCGAGTTCAATAGGATTTCGATGGCTTCTGTATAGCTTACACGTTTGAAGCGTTTCGCTACAACATTCTGAAGTTTTTCGATAAGACCTTCTTTTGCTCTTTCTTTTTCCGGTTTTGTTTTCTGTTCTTCTGCAAAACGGTTGTCTAAGAACTCAAGATCATCTTTACAGTTATCCAATACATACTGGATTACATATTTTAAGAAATCTTCCGCAAGGTCGATATTGTCTTCAAGGTTGTTGAAAGCAACTTCCGGCTCAATCATCCAGAACTCTGCAAGGTGTCTTGTCGTGTTAGAGTTTTCAGCACGGAAAGTAGGTCCGAATGTATAGATTCTTCCCAATCCCATTGCTGCAGTTTCTCCTTCAAGCTGTCCTGAAACGGTAAGGTTTGTTTTTTTACCGAAGAAATCCTGTGCAAAATCAATATCTCCTTCTTCAGTTCTCGGCATGTTGTTCAGATCAAAGTTTGTTACTCCAAACATTTCACCTGCTCCTTCTGCATCTGCTCCTGTAATAACCGGCGTGTTGATATAGAAAAACTGATTCTGGTTGAAGAACGAATGAACGGCAAAGCTTACTGCATGACGCACTCTGAACACCGCTCCAAAAAGGTTTGTTCTGAATCTTAAGTGTGCCTGCTCACGAAGCTTTTCAAGGCTGTGCTTTTTAGGCTGAAGAATCGTACTCTGAAGTTCTTCCGTAAAGTTATCTCCTAAAACAATAATCTTTTTAGCGATAATTTCCACACATTGTCCTGCTCCCTGGCTTTCCACTACTTCTCCTACTACTTTAAGGGAAGAAGCGGTACTGATATTCTTGATGATAGCTTCATCAAAATTTTCGAAATCAACAACTATCTGCAAATTATTAATCGTAGAACCATCATTAAGCGCTATAAAGCGATTAGCACGGAATGATCTTACCCATCCGTAAACTGTAATGTCATGATGTAATACTTTCTTGTAATCCTTTAGGACTTCTTTGATCGTTTGCTTTTTCATTTGTTGATGATAAATTTTTTATATAAAAATTAATGTCTGCAAAGTTACAAAAAAACAGCGCAACTTGATGATTGCGCTGTCTTTAAAAATCATTTAACAAGCATTTAAACTTTCAGTTCAGGAAATTCACCTTTTTCATCTTCAAATGTCTCTTCATTTTAAGGTTACATTTCCACTCAGTATTGTCCTGAACTTCAATAAAATCCGCATTGACCCGGAGTGAGCACCCTTACACTATCACCTTTTAGAAAGAATAAATTTTACTTTATTCTGAGTTTTCATGGAATTAGTTTTAATTTATTGAAAATGGTTATTAGTTTTTAAGCAATAATTTCATGGTAAACTACAGGTCATGAATCCATCTATTAAACTATACTATACTTTTAAACACTGTGGATAGATTCTGCGGATTTGTTTTACTTATTTTATGATTTTTTGAATGATCACTACTCTTTTATATTTCTAAACTTCTGAACAAATTATTTCATTACTTATGTTTCGTTTTTTACTGGTATTCATTTATAATTTTAACCAACTTAGTTTCTCATTTTTGATATACAGTTCTGACTTTACTTTTTAATGAATCAACAGTTTTAAACTGATATCTTGTATTGTGCACATACAAAATAAATGATTGTGTTTTTACCTGAAGCAAAGATGCAGTAAGAAAAATAATGATACAAGAAAATGGTTCATAGATTCATAAATTTATACACCTAAAATCATGAATTTATAAACTTAAACAAAATGAAAATCAATTAATTACATTTAACTCACCCTCATGTTTTCAATTTCTTTCAGATAGACAGAAAGAGGTGTTCCGGTTCGTTTTTTGAAGGCTAAAGTGAAAGCCTGCTCATTATTATATCCTAATTCTTCTGCGATAAAAGGAATTTTATAGGACCTGAATTTTTTGTCATTGGCCAATCTGTTGATGGCATAATCAATACGGAGATCATTGAGATACGTTGCAAAATTTTTCCCTTTGTAAGTATTGATAATTTCCGACAAATATTTAGAGTTTGTTTTTATTTTTTTGGCAAGACTTCCCAATGTAATTCCTTTATTCAAAAACTGGTCTTTGCTTTCAAAGACGTCAAGTTCTTTTAAAATGGTTTGGGCAATATCTTCAGAAATTGTTCTGGGTGTTCTGTCTTCTGTGTTTTCTACCGGAAGAGTTTCAGGCAGAATTTCTTTTTTGATTTCAGACTCCCTGCTTCCTTTATTTTCATTAACAGACTGAATCAGGTCCTGGGCAATCTTTTTATAATTCTTTTCGGATTTTTTGTATTTAAAATAAACATTGATAAATAGAAGATGGGATACCAATAAAAGGCTCAACACGATATAAAACAGGCTCTTCCTTTTTGTAAGCTCATTGGTAATGTTTTCTTTCTCCTGCTGTAGTTCCGGAGTATCATACCTTCTCGGAAGTTCTCTGGAAATATACCTGAACCGGCTATCCAGGACCTGATCAACCTTTAAAAACCGCTCTACATAATACAGTTGTTTTTCTTTAGCATTGTTTTCTTTATAATAATCAATCAGATAAGTATACACATCTCTCAGCTCAGGATAGATATAATTTGTTTTAAGGACCATGGAATCTATCTTCCGGAAAAAATTTACAGCTTTTTCTTTTTCATGAAGCCCGGCATAGGATTTTCCCAAATATAAAAGAGTATAATGCTGGTTCCTTTTACTTCCATTATTGTTTGTAAAGAAATATTTTTCACACTCCAATAAACCGTCAATGGCTTTCTGATAATTTTTTGAGTGCAGGTTATAATATCCCAGAAGCCCAAGATTCTGATAATAACGGTAAACATTTTTATTTTTCCTTGAATCTTGTAAACCTTCCTGTATCAATATATAAGCAGAATCCATTTTACTGATCTCTATATAAGCATCTGCCAGGTTCAGTTTGAGAGAATTCTTCTCATCCTCATTCATATAATCGGCATTGTAAGCATAGTGTCTCAGTACTTTAGCTGTTTCCTCATGCTTCCCGATATAATTGTTGAGATAGGCAATATTAATATGTGCCATGGCAATCTGCCTCTTATTTCCTTTTTCTTTTGCGTATTTCAGTCCTAAGATATAATTATTTAATGCAGACTGAAGATTATCATTTTTAAAATATAAAATTCCTCTTAACAGATAAGTTCTTGCCGGATAAATGTTTTCTTTGGAATTTTTGGTGATATGCTGTAGGCTGTCAAGATATTGCAATGCATTGGGTAAGCTTTCGTCAAAATGAAGCATAACATACCCTTCAGCAATCTGATCCGTATTTTTTTCAAACTTCGCCTTTTTAAGATAATAATTTGCAATACTTCTTGCACTGTTTACATCTCCGGAACGGTCCTTATAGAATTCTTCTTCCAGTTCTTTATAAGTCAGTCTTTCCAGAATATTTTTTTCTACATGATTGATTTGTGCCTGAAAAAACACATTCCCTATAATAAAAAATAGTAGTAAATATTTTATTTTCATCATTCATCCTAGCTATATTACAAAAATATTATTTTTCTTCAGTAGATGCACCAATCCTTTTACTTTTTTCCGTGGATGGGGAATAATTTTATTAAAACCAACGCTGATGAACTCACAAAAGAGAGTACAACACGAAGACTGTACTCTCTTCAAAAATCATTTCCATTCTACCCTTCTTTCCATATAATACACTCTTCCCTTATCTTCGTAAAGAAGATCATACCCTTGAGAGGTCAGGTAGAAATGACAAACCTTCATCTCATCGTTTTTATCTTTAAATTGAATAACAGCCGGGCACATTTTAGCCCGATCCATTTTTTTCACAATCAGGTCAAAATTCTTCTGAATATTCTTTTTGCTGTACAGAGACAGCATCCGATCATCAATAAAGCGCACATATTTCAAAGAGGAAAGAGGGTAATTAATCAATTCAAAAGGC
The window above is part of the Chryseobacterium sp. MA9 genome. Proteins encoded here:
- a CDS encoding RNA polymerase sigma factor, coding for MGSREKEFAQLIKDNQGLIIKVSRLYTNSLEDEEDLFQEIVLQLWRSYDSFKGNSKISTWMYRVALNTAITLFRKKSKSLPTNELDVNHKDFVEDDDEKQQQVSLLYTVIKTLPNVERAIVMMYLDDLPYKDIAENLGITEVNARVKMNRLKKTLKEQMEKYA
- a CDS encoding beta-carotene 15,15'-monooxygenase, which encodes MPEFDLDSFKKTWQEQPVQEKYDNSEILQMLNRKSRNYVKYIFWISVIEFLFFTFFGLFYIIQGRESNSFLSILEKLGARKTSELEGFLDNIYVALKVLSLSITAYFVYKFYQNYKKIKIEENLKKFILKIIQFKKTVNAFILINILLLIAFTSIFTVFIFYILNTQHIEVTSSTLIGFITGIIVSTALAVLLIWLYYKLVYGIIMRKLDKNLKQLKDIDSQES
- a CDS encoding AMP-binding protein produces the protein MPLSYVYGTSEIPLLGQTIGANLKSTVEKYPHQEALVCVHQNYRATYQEFYNQTTAVAKALLLLGAKAGDRIGIWSSNRYEWVLLQYATARIGTILVNINPAYRTHELTYVLNQSEVRFIFSSLSFKSSNYKEMVEYAKEVCPTLEHEIFFDENWEAFVNNGQDISDEVLHSFEEHVQFDDPVNIQYTSGTTGFPKGVTLSHHNILNNGYFIGIRLKYTEKDRVCIPVPFYHCFGMVIGNMCCTAHGACMVIPNDSFDPEITLKAVSDEKCTSLYGVPTMFIAELAVKDFNKYDFSSLRTGVMAGSVCPPEIMKKVESLMNIKEMSICYGMTETSPVSTQTLIGTSLEKQVSTVGTVQDHLEIKIIDENGRTLKRGEHGELCTRGYSVMLKYWNDPENTKKVLDNARWMHTGDMAVMDKDGYITISGRIKDLIIRGGENISPKEIEDFLYTYTNILDVQIIGVPSEKFGEEVMAWVKVRKGFTITAEELQEYCKGRIAHYKVPKYWKFVDEFPMTISGKIRKVEMREISMKELELGSFKD
- the rpoN gene encoding RNA polymerase factor sigma-54, giving the protein MLKQHLQLKLGQKLAPQQIQLMKLIQLHTLEFEEELERELEENPALEIAKEDSKEDEYSSLEDAYKDEGTESIETDFDVNEYIYDDEPSYKTASSNYSPDDEEFDNESLLTEGQSLYDYLTEQIHLINISDEDLKIAEYLIGNLDTDGYLRREIKSIVDDLAFSQGIYTTKERVEDILENYVQKLDPSGVGARGLQECLLLQIEKKVSSDKAVSLAANILRHQFDALTNKHYNKIIQKYDIEEEDLKDALEEISKLSPKVGGNFDTQTITINQEIIPDFVIQVKDGLVIPMLNSKNAPTLRVSEEYKDILTTYSHDKNSSEHKQAALFIKQKLDAAKWYIDAINQRQNTLLQTITAIVKFQKDYFITGDEKSLKPMILKDVADITGFDISTISRVVKSKYADTPNGIVYLKDLFSDSLTNDDGEEVSTKEIKTHLQEVISKENKRKPLTDDALVVILKEQGYNIARRTIAKYREQLNIPVARLRKEL
- the asnS gene encoding asparagine--tRNA ligase, translating into MKKQTIKEVLKDYKKVLHHDITVYGWVRSFRANRFIALNDGSTINNLQIVVDFENFDEAIIKNISTASSLKVVGEVVESQGAGQCVEIIAKKIIVLGDNFTEELQSTILQPKKHSLEKLREQAHLRFRTNLFGAVFRVRHAVSFAVHSFFNQNQFFYINTPVITGADAEGAGEMFGVTNFDLNNMPRTEEGDIDFAQDFFGKKTNLTVSGQLEGETAAMGLGRIYTFGPTFRAENSNTTRHLAEFWMIEPEVAFNNLEDNIDLAEDFLKYVIQYVLDNCKDDLEFLDNRFAEEQKTKPEKERAKEGLIEKLQNVVAKRFKRVSYTEAIEILLNSKENKKGKFAYPVEKWGTDLQSEHERYLVEKHFESPVVLFDYPKEIKAFYMKLNDDNKTVAAMDVLFPGIGEIIGGSEREARLDVLKQKMADMHVDEHELWWYLDTRKFGSVPHAGFGLGLERLVLFVTGMTNIRDVIPFPRTPKSAEF
- a CDS encoding helix-turn-helix domain-containing protein, producing the protein MMKIKYLLLFFIIGNVFFQAQINHVEKNILERLTYKELEEEFYKDRSGDVNSARSIANYYLKKAKFEKNTDQIAEGYVMLHFDESLPNALQYLDSLQHITKNSKENIYPARTYLLRGILYFKNDNLQSALNNYILGLKYAKEKGNKRQIAMAHINIAYLNNYIGKHEETAKVLRHYAYNADYMNEDEKNSLKLNLADAYIEISKMDSAYILIQEGLQDSRKNKNVYRYYQNLGLLGYYNLHSKNYQKAIDGLLECEKYFFTNNNGSKRNQHYTLLYLGKSYAGLHEKEKAVNFFRKIDSMVLKTNYIYPELRDVYTYLIDYYKENNAKEKQLYYVERFLKVDQVLDSRFRYISRELPRRYDTPELQQEKENITNELTKRKSLFYIVLSLLLVSHLLFINVYFKYKKSEKNYKKIAQDLIQSVNENKGSRESEIKKEILPETLPVENTEDRTPRTISEDIAQTILKELDVFESKDQFLNKGITLGSLAKKIKTNSKYLSEIINTYKGKNFATYLNDLRIDYAINRLANDKKFRSYKIPFIAEELGYNNEQAFTLAFKKRTGTPLSVYLKEIENMRVS